One genomic region from Microcystis panniformis FACHB-1757 encodes:
- a CDS encoding MvdD family ATP-grasp ribosomal peptide maturase produces MTVLLVTFSNDNESIPLVVKAIEAMGKKAFRFDTDLFPTEVKVDLYSGYKKGGVITDGDQKLELKEVSAVWYRRMRYGQKLPDGMDRQFREASLKECRLSIRGMIASLSGFHLDPIAKVDHANHKQLQLQVARQLGLLIPGTLTSNNPEAVKQFAQEFEATGIVTKMLSQFAIYGDNQEEMVVFTSPVTKEDLDNLEGLQFCPMTFQENIPKALELRITIVGEQIFAAAINSQQLDGAIYDWRKEGRALHQQWQPYDLPKTIEKQLLELMKYFGLNYGAIDMIVTPDERYIFLEINPVGEFFWLELYPPYFPISQAIAEILVNS; encoded by the coding sequence ATGACCGTTTTACTTGTTACTTTTAGCAACGATAATGAAAGTATTCCTCTGGTAGTCAAAGCCATAGAAGCCATGGGTAAAAAAGCCTTCCGTTTTGATACCGATCTCTTCCCGACAGAGGTAAAAGTTGATCTTTACTCAGGGTATAAAAAAGGCGGAGTTATTACCGATGGAGACCAAAAATTAGAGCTAAAAGAAGTTTCTGCTGTCTGGTATCGACGCATGAGATACGGACAAAAATTACCCGATGGGATGGATCGTCAATTTCGCGAAGCTTCTCTTAAGGAATGTCGGTTAAGTATTCGAGGAATGATTGCTAGTTTATCTGGCTTTCATCTTGATCCGATTGCGAAGGTAGATCATGCCAATCATAAACAATTGCAGTTACAAGTGGCGCGACAATTAGGTTTATTAATTCCGGGGACTTTAACTTCTAATAATCCTGAAGCTGTCAAGCAATTTGCTCAGGAGTTTGAAGCGACGGGAATTGTGACTAAAATGCTTTCTCAATTTGCTATTTATGGAGACAACCAAGAGGAAATGGTTGTTTTTACCAGTCCTGTTACTAAGGAAGACCTAGATAATTTGGAAGGTTTGCAATTTTGTCCAATGACTTTTCAGGAAAACATTCCTAAAGCTTTGGAATTACGCATCACTATCGTCGGTGAACAAATATTTGCGGCGGCGATTAATTCCCAACAATTAGACGGTGCTATCTACGATTGGCGAAAAGAGGGAAGAGCGCTCCATCAACAATGGCAACCCTACGATTTACCGAAAACTATCGAAAAACAACTACTTGAATTAATGAAATATTTCGGTCTTAATTATGGTGCAATTGATATGATTGTCACACCAGATGAACGTTATATCTTTTTAGAAATTAATCCCGTTGGCGAGTTTTTCTGGCTAGAACTTTATCCTCCTTATTTTCCCATCTCCCAGGCGATCGCTGAAATCCTCGTCAACTCATAA
- a CDS encoding glycosyltransferase has product MKIVIPIVFYRKGGVERVIISLIPSLLEYVEQIIIVIPRNDIEYFKSLMPDSDKLIYEDFAFYPQSFETKLIYFYGLLANFYKTLRLTSIHRLFSRRIELLRIEARINQIIKRYQADHCLYGMTNRISPPNVKVTLSGIIYDVFWQFAPLTYSESYQENYNEVLKEWLDQSDLLFTISQKTKDDVLKVFPNATYASKLKAVPLAGFIEQSNSKSDLVKSELVNFYFPSSFGIYKDHLTLLKAAIKLAKKGLNFQIVLIGKETDNLVNGNLQLSQQSQTQEYQDYLKEYTQLYQENQEIFQSHIKGLGYQDYKTLQFYYQTCSCVVFPSKYEGFGLAIAEAILQGIPVIASDLEVFQEQVELYNCPERVQFYPRGDADSLANCLEQFILNPIPRLLPEDIPNKINLWTWEDVAKKYVELLKENAGY; this is encoded by the coding sequence ATGAAAATTGTCATCCCGATCGTGTTTTATCGCAAAGGAGGAGTAGAAAGAGTCATTATCTCTTTAATACCTAGCTTATTAGAATACGTCGAACAAATTATTATCGTTATCCCTCGTAATGACATTGAATATTTTAAGTCTTTGATGCCTGATTCCGATAAACTTATCTACGAAGATTTTGCTTTTTATCCCCAGAGTTTTGAGACAAAATTAATCTATTTTTATGGTCTTCTAGCAAATTTTTATAAAACCCTAAGACTGACTTCTATTCATCGTCTTTTCTCTCGTAGAATTGAACTTTTACGCATCGAAGCAAGAATTAATCAGATTATCAAGCGTTACCAAGCTGATCACTGTTTGTATGGAATGACTAATCGGATTTCTCCCCCCAATGTCAAGGTTACTTTAAGTGGCATTATTTATGATGTCTTTTGGCAATTTGCTCCCTTAACTTACTCAGAATCCTATCAAGAAAACTACAATGAAGTCTTAAAAGAATGGTTAGATCAGTCCGATCTACTCTTCACAATTTCCCAAAAAACTAAAGACGATGTTTTAAAAGTTTTTCCCAATGCTACCTATGCTAGTAAGTTAAAAGCTGTACCATTAGCGGGATTTATCGAGCAGTCTAATTCCAAGAGTGATTTAGTCAAAAGTGAGCTAGTTAATTTTTATTTTCCCTCCTCCTTTGGTATCTACAAAGATCATCTGACTTTGCTCAAAGCAGCCATTAAACTAGCGAAAAAAGGCTTAAATTTCCAGATTGTTTTAATTGGCAAAGAAACCGATAATCTAGTTAATGGAAATCTGCAATTGTCTCAACAGTCCCAAACCCAAGAATATCAAGATTATCTCAAAGAATATACCCAACTTTATCAGGAAAATCAAGAAATTTTCCAGAGTCATATCAAGGGATTAGGTTATCAAGACTATAAAACCTTACAATTTTATTATCAAACCTGTTCCTGTGTGGTATTTCCCTCAAAATACGAAGGTTTTGGATTAGCAATAGCAGAAGCAATTTTACAAGGTATTCCCGTTATCGCTTCCGATTTAGAAGTGTTTCAAGAACAGGTAGAATTATATAATTGTCCCGAAAGAGTGCAATTCTATCCTAGGGGAGATGCGGACAGTTTAGCCAACTGTTTAGAACAATTTATCCTCAATCCAATTCCTCGCTTGTTACCCGAAGATATTCCCAATAAAATTAATCTCTGGACTTGGGAAGATGTGGCCAAAAAATATGTAGAACTACTGAAAGAAAATGCAGGTTACTGA
- a CDS encoding DUF2283 domain-containing protein, with product MKVTYDPVVDALKITLSNVPIAESDEQSLGVILDYDQSGNVVGLEILNAQERMDNPQSCEYSILTTKPELVAT from the coding sequence ATGAAAGTGACCTATGATCCAGTCGTTGATGCTCTCAAAATCACCTTAAGTAATGTGCCGATTGCAGAAAGCGACGAGCAGAGTCTGGGGGTGATTCTCGACTATGACCAGTCGGGGAACGTGGTGGGGTTAGAAATCCTCAATGCTCAAGAGCGGATGGACAATCCCCAGTCTTGTGAATATTCGATTCTGACCACTAAACCGGAATTAGTCGCCACTTAA
- a CDS encoding MvdC family ATP-grasp ribosomal peptide maturase produces the protein MKESPKVVLLLTHSGDFFTIDRVAEAIEKKGATPFRLDTDKFPLEVQLAAQFNGKKSFYQLSYNHQSIDSEQVQSVWTRRIWQPELTGDLDPQFREACVRESQTTLAGFWDSLRSARWLDNLVQIEKAKNKLLQLRLASEVGLIIPPTLVTNNPDAAREFFSQVQGRMVSKLLTAIAHSMESPEFFLYTSRVKAEDLEEAESLRYCPMVFQAEIPKQLELRVVVVNGQTFVGALESSQYNNSAVDWRRPGIDPGAWQHHTLPDSLLQQLQIFMANLGLNFGAFDFILTPGGEYVFLEVNPGGEWGMLERDLDLPISHAIADFLVFG, from the coding sequence ATGAAAGAATCGCCTAAAGTTGTTTTATTGTTGACCCATAGCGGCGATTTTTTTACGATTGACCGCGTGGCTGAGGCGATAGAAAAAAAAGGAGCCACACCTTTTCGCTTAGATACCGATAAATTTCCCTTAGAGGTTCAATTAGCAGCCCAATTTAATGGAAAAAAAAGTTTTTATCAATTAAGCTATAATCATCAATCTATTGATAGTGAACAGGTGCAATCTGTTTGGACAAGACGTATTTGGCAACCTGAACTAACAGGGGATTTAGATCCTCAGTTTCGGGAGGCTTGTGTGCGAGAATCCCAGACGACTTTGGCTGGTTTTTGGGATAGTTTAAGGTCAGCGCGTTGGTTAGATAATTTAGTGCAAATTGAGAAGGCTAAAAATAAGTTATTACAACTTCGTTTGGCCTCAGAAGTTGGCTTGATTATTCCCCCCACTTTAGTGACCAATAATCCTGATGCTGCCCGGGAGTTTTTTTCCCAGGTTCAGGGACGAATGGTGAGTAAATTGTTAACTGCGATCGCCCATAGTATGGAGTCGCCGGAATTTTTTCTTTATACCAGTAGGGTGAAAGCAGAAGACCTTGAGGAAGCGGAATCTTTACGTTATTGTCCTATGGTTTTTCAAGCGGAAATTCCCAAACAATTAGAATTGAGAGTTGTCGTGGTTAATGGACAGACATTTGTGGGAGCTTTAGAATCTTCTCAGTATAATAATTCTGCCGTAGATTGGCGAAGACCGGGTATTGATCCAGGTGCTTGGCAACATCATACTTTACCCGATTCACTATTGCAGCAACTTCAGATTTTTATGGCTAATTTAGGGTTAAATTTTGGGGCGTTTGATTTTATCTTAACTCCTGGGGGAGAATACGTTTTTTTAGAAGTTAATCCGGGTGGTGAGTGGGGAATGTTAGAACGGGATTTAGATTTACCTATTTCTCATGCGATCGCCGATTTTTTAGTCTTCGGTTGA
- a CDS encoding MOSC domain-containing protein: MQVTDLYIYPIKSCRGIQLSQAEVTPKGLLWDREMMLVDGKGKFITQREYPQLATVSVTITGDNFSLKTSQDSLTFQPNFTGEKRAVQIWESQTIAMDQGDEIAEWFEKILDIPCRLVRQSPDYPRPANPRYAGNNHTPVSFADGYPILLTNTASLEDLNRRLVAPVPMNRFRPNIVISSDRAFSESSWQKITIGEINYALVKPCSRCIITTTDQETGRRNPQQEPLKTLSTFRRFPGGIMFGENVIPEKTGTIKVGDPITVI, translated from the coding sequence ATGCAGGTTACTGATCTCTATATCTACCCGATTAAATCCTGTCGAGGTATTCAATTATCTCAAGCTGAAGTGACTCCTAAAGGTTTACTCTGGGATCGAGAAATGATGTTAGTGGATGGCAAGGGTAAATTTATCACCCAAAGGGAATATCCGCAATTAGCCACCGTTTCTGTCACGATTACAGGAGATAATTTTTCTCTGAAAACATCTCAAGATTCCCTGACTTTCCAGCCTAATTTCACAGGAGAAAAAAGAGCGGTTCAAATCTGGGAATCTCAAACCATAGCCATGGATCAAGGGGATGAAATCGCCGAATGGTTTGAGAAAATTCTCGACATTCCTTGTCGTTTAGTGCGACAATCTCCAGATTATCCACGTCCTGCGAATCCTCGCTATGCGGGGAACAATCATACTCCCGTTAGCTTTGCCGATGGTTATCCAATTTTATTAACTAATACTGCTTCTTTAGAGGACTTAAATCGGCGTTTAGTTGCACCAGTGCCGATGAATCGTTTTCGTCCTAATATTGTTATTAGTAGCGATCGAGCTTTTAGCGAAAGTAGTTGGCAAAAGATCACAATTGGTGAGATAAATTATGCTCTGGTTAAACCCTGTAGTCGCTGTATTATCACCACCACAGATCAAGAAACAGGTAGGAGAAATCCCCAGCAGGAACCTTTAAAAACCTTAAGCACTTTTCGCCGTTTCCCCGGAGGCATCATGTTCGGAGAAAATGTCATCCCCGAAAAGACAGGTACAATTAAAGTCGGCGATCCTATTACCGTAATCTAG
- the rodA gene encoding rod shape-determining protein RodA: MVRRQSLVSRKLSGFSEQFSFIFRDIAQIDWLLFVLVTCLTVFGGLMIRSAERHTTALDWWQHWLFGAVGVAIALFLARCRYESLLKWHWLTYLLTNLSLIAVIVLGVTANGAQSWINIGSFNVQPSEFAKVGLIITLAALLHHRPADNLFAIARVFVVTAIPWVLIMAQPDLGTGLVFGAITLGMIYWANAKLPWMIILLSPLASVFLFNLLFPAWIVLAIIIAVLAWFTLPYRFLSTFIVVATNLAVGKLGEVFWGLLKEYQKDRLTLFLHPEKNPLGGGYQLIQSRIAIGSGELLGRGLHQGTQTQLNFIPEQHTDFIFSVVGEELGFVGSILVLIAFWLVCWRLLVIANTAKENFGSLIAIGVLSMIAFQAILNISMTVGLAPITGIPLPWLSYGRSSLLTNFIALGLVESVANYRPRKRLY; the protein is encoded by the coding sequence ATGGTGAGAAGACAGTCCCTTGTTAGTAGGAAACTAAGCGGTTTTAGTGAGCAGTTTAGCTTCATTTTCCGGGATATAGCCCAAATTGATTGGCTTTTGTTCGTTTTGGTGACGTGTTTAACCGTTTTCGGTGGTTTAATGATTCGTAGTGCCGAAAGACATACCACTGCTCTCGATTGGTGGCAACACTGGTTATTCGGGGCCGTGGGAGTGGCGATCGCTTTATTTCTGGCCCGTTGTCGTTACGAAAGTCTGCTCAAATGGCACTGGTTAACCTATCTTCTTACCAATCTCTCCCTAATTGCGGTAATTGTCCTAGGGGTGACGGCGAATGGGGCGCAAAGTTGGATTAATATCGGCAGTTTTAACGTGCAACCGTCGGAATTTGCCAAGGTAGGTTTAATTATCACCCTAGCAGCCCTCCTACATCATCGTCCCGCCGATAATCTTTTTGCGATCGCTCGTGTCTTTGTCGTCACTGCCATCCCCTGGGTGTTAATTATGGCGCAGCCGGACCTGGGGACAGGATTAGTCTTTGGGGCAATTACCCTAGGCATGATTTACTGGGCTAATGCGAAACTACCTTGGATGATTATCCTCTTATCTCCCCTCGCATCGGTTTTTCTGTTTAATTTACTTTTTCCTGCTTGGATTGTTTTAGCAATTATCATCGCTGTACTTGCTTGGTTTACCCTTCCCTACCGTTTTTTATCTACTTTCATCGTGGTGGCAACTAATCTGGCAGTGGGTAAATTAGGCGAGGTTTTTTGGGGTTTATTAAAAGAATATCAAAAAGATCGTTTAACCCTATTTCTTCACCCAGAAAAGAATCCTTTGGGGGGAGGTTATCAATTAATTCAATCCCGCATTGCCATCGGATCGGGAGAATTATTGGGACGGGGATTACACCAAGGCACCCAAACCCAATTAAATTTTATTCCCGAACAACACACCGATTTTATCTTCTCTGTAGTCGGGGAAGAACTCGGTTTTGTCGGCAGTATTCTAGTTTTAATAGCTTTCTGGTTAGTTTGTTGGCGTTTGTTAGTCATTGCTAATACCGCTAAAGAAAACTTTGGTTCTTTAATAGCGATCGGTGTTCTCTCGATGATCGCTTTTCAGGCAATTCTTAATATTAGCATGACCGTGGGATTAGCCCCGATTACAGGGATTCCTCTACCTTGGTTAAGTTATGGACGTTCATCTTTATTAACCAATTTTATCGCCTTGGGTTTAGTGGAATCCGTGGCTAATTATCGCCCCCGTAAGCGTTTGTACTAA
- a CDS encoding DUF4089 domain-containing protein produces the protein MNNPEEYVIIMAKILDLTIPDRYLNSVVENWQRLQEIASLVTEFPLEDDGESALTFEP, from the coding sequence ATGAATAATCCAGAAGAATACGTTATAATCATGGCGAAAATCCTAGATTTAACCATTCCCGATCGCTATTTAAATTCTGTGGTTGAAAACTGGCAACGCTTGCAAGAAATCGCCAGTTTAGTGACAGAATTTCCCTTAGAGGATGACGGGGAAAGCGCCCTCACCTTTGAACCATGA
- a CDS encoding glycosyltransferase codes for MSQATPSLQSNLKQWLRASAPSLFQIKQRLSARRWPKKSIVIYTEKYRPMRPAEIWQRGASGTQASVAFLAQEWTKRGYKVTIFGNCEGMEGEQDGIRYVNYYQMNWQDHFETLVISRHPTYCRPGTKAERIFFDWQDIKVPADSYTPEILARYDKIFCKSQYQRDLLDFCADNQCPIVPNGIDTSLLAVSETVPESEHLPYRLVYASRYYRGLESMLKHGWPIIKAAIPAAELHLYYGFTKRDGSGDRREWRDNLIALIKASAGVVDRGMMGYRQLIEEKARSAIHYYGCTYREIDCISVRESAVVGCLPVVTDFAVFREKDYCVKVPGEVTDPATQEAIAWKIVELLKNTQLLAQERERCRQIALTDTWERSAAAWLDVIEADS; via the coding sequence GTGTCACAAGCTACTCCATCCCTACAATCTAATCTCAAACAATGGCTACGAGCCAGCGCACCTTCCCTATTTCAAATTAAACAGCGTTTGAGCGCCCGTCGTTGGCCGAAAAAATCGATCGTTATTTACACAGAAAAATATCGTCCCATGCGTCCGGCGGAAATTTGGCAACGGGGGGCCAGTGGCACCCAGGCATCGGTGGCTTTTTTAGCGCAAGAATGGACGAAACGCGGCTATAAAGTGACGATTTTTGGCAATTGTGAGGGTATGGAAGGGGAACAGGACGGTATTCGCTATGTTAATTATTACCAGATGAATTGGCAGGATCACTTTGAGACATTGGTGATCTCTCGTCATCCCACCTATTGCCGTCCTGGTACCAAGGCAGAACGAATTTTTTTTGATTGGCAAGATATTAAAGTGCCAGCAGACTCCTATACCCCCGAAATTTTGGCTAGATACGACAAAATTTTCTGTAAAAGCCAATATCAAAGGGATTTACTGGATTTCTGTGCCGATAATCAATGTCCGATTGTTCCTAATGGTATCGATACTTCCCTTTTGGCTGTAAGTGAGACGGTGCCAGAAAGCGAGCATCTTCCCTATCGTCTAGTCTATGCCTCTCGTTATTATCGCGGCCTAGAGTCGATGTTAAAGCATGGCTGGCCGATTATCAAGGCGGCAATTCCCGCGGCCGAGTTACATCTCTACTATGGTTTTACTAAACGGGATGGCAGTGGCGATCGCAGGGAATGGCGCGATAATTTAATCGCTTTGATTAAAGCTAGTGCGGGGGTAGTTGATCGCGGAATGATGGGTTATCGTCAACTAATCGAGGAAAAAGCGCGCTCTGCTATTCATTACTACGGTTGCACCTATCGTGAGATCGATTGTATTTCTGTGCGCGAGTCAGCAGTGGTGGGTTGTCTGCCAGTGGTGACGGATTTTGCTGTTTTTCGAGAAAAAGACTACTGTGTGAAAGTGCCAGGGGAAGTAACCGATCCGGCTACTCAGGAAGCTATAGCCTGGAAAATCGTCGAATTACTGAAAAATACCCAGCTTTTAGCCCAAGAGCGCGAAAGATGTCGTCAAATTGCCCTAACTGACACCTGGGAGCGATCGGCTGCCGCTTGGTTAGATGTGATTGAAGCGGATTCTTAG
- a CDS encoding AtzE family amidohydrolase, whose amino-acid sequence MTISVCNLARAIQNRQTSALEVISQTLAVIEAKNTHLNCFTDILHPRALAQAQKIDLAIADGEPVGVLAGVPFAVKNLFDIEGIVTLAGSKINRDHPAAGQDAIAIQTLEAAGAVLVGATNMDEYAYGFVTENAHYGATPNPRDPSCVSGGSSGGSAAAVAANLVPLALGSDTNGSVRVPAACCGVVGLKPTFGRVSRQGLFLFVSSLDHPGFFSGNVADMAAIWSLFAKNNLKASLNGLEGVKIALADDYFQQGAEPEVFEAVTAIAERLGVTKKITIPETARARAAAYIITAAEGANWHLPRLQTRLEDFDPATRDRFLAGALIPSSWYLQAQRFRRWYRDRLREIFSEVDIILTPTIPCIAPPLGVEKMIIDGQELLIRPNLGRFTQPFSFIGLPALSLPIKRPSQLPLGLQIIAAPDREELILRVARVLEEMLA is encoded by the coding sequence ATGACTATTTCTGTGTGCAATTTAGCTCGAGCGATCCAAAATCGTCAAACTAGCGCCTTAGAAGTTATTAGCCAGACTTTGGCAGTGATAGAGGCGAAAAATACTCATTTAAATTGCTTTACCGACATTTTACACCCTAGAGCGCTCGCTCAAGCCCAAAAAATCGATCTAGCGATCGCTGATGGGGAACCCGTCGGTGTCTTAGCAGGAGTCCCCTTCGCCGTCAAAAATCTCTTTGATATCGAGGGTATTGTCACCCTTGCCGGTTCCAAAATCAATCGAGATCACCCTGCCGCTGGACAAGATGCGATCGCTATACAAACCCTAGAAGCAGCCGGGGCAGTTTTGGTGGGGGCGACCAATATGGATGAGTACGCCTACGGTTTTGTCACCGAAAATGCCCATTATGGGGCCACTCCCAACCCCCGCGATCCTAGTTGCGTCTCGGGGGGATCCTCTGGCGGTTCCGCCGCTGCCGTTGCCGCTAATTTAGTCCCTCTCGCCCTCGGTTCCGATACTAATGGTTCCGTGAGAGTTCCCGCCGCTTGCTGTGGCGTGGTGGGGCTAAAACCCACCTTTGGGCGCGTATCCCGTCAGGGCCTATTTTTGTTCGTTAGTAGTTTAGACCATCCGGGATTTTTTAGCGGCAATGTGGCGGATATGGCGGCTATTTGGAGTCTTTTTGCCAAAAATAACCTTAAAGCTTCTTTAAATGGCTTAGAGGGCGTAAAAATAGCCCTTGCCGACGATTATTTTCAGCAGGGAGCCGAACCGGAAGTATTCGAGGCGGTGACAGCGATCGCCGAACGTTTAGGAGTGACTAAAAAAATCACCATTCCCGAAACCGCCCGCGCCAGGGCAGCCGCCTATATAATTACCGCTGCAGAAGGAGCAAATTGGCATTTACCGCGTTTACAGACCAGATTAGAGGATTTTGACCCCGCAACCCGGGATCGCTTCTTGGCAGGGGCATTAATTCCCTCTAGCTGGTATTTACAGGCTCAACGTTTTCGCCGTTGGTATCGCGATCGTCTGCGAGAGATTTTCAGCGAAGTCGATATTATCCTCACCCCGACAATTCCCTGTATTGCGCCGCCGTTAGGAGTAGAAAAAATGATTATTGACGGGCAAGAGCTATTAATTAGACCCAATTTAGGTAGATTCACCCAACCTTTTTCTTTTATCGGTTTACCTGCCCTTTCTTTGCCGATTAAACGTCCATCCCAGCTACCTTTAGGTTTGCAAATCATCGCCGCTCCCGATCGCGAAGAGTTAATCCTAAGGGTAGCCAGGGTTTTAGAAGAAATGCTTGCCTAA
- a CDS encoding Mrp/NBP35 family ATP-binding protein: MPLDTASILEVLRPVQDPELQKSLVELNMIRNVAIDGGKVSFTLVLTTPACPLREFIVEDCQKAVKQLPGVESVAVDVTAETPQQKALPDRQGVEGVKNIIAVSSGKGGVGKSTVAVNIAVALAHLGAKVGLLDADIYGPNAPTMLGLNDAQVTVQGANGEILEPAFNHGIKMVSMGFLINPDQPVIWRGPMLNGIIRQFLYQVNWGDLDYLIVDMPPGTGDAQLTLIQSVPLAGAVIVTTPQTVSLIDARRGLKMFQQLGARVLGIVENMSYFIPPDQPDRSYDLFGSGGGEKTSQELGIPLLGCVPLEIALREGGDTGVPVVLGQPESASAKALIAIARQVAAKVSLAAYS, from the coding sequence ATGCCCCTTGATACCGCATCGATTTTAGAAGTATTACGTCCCGTTCAAGATCCAGAACTGCAAAAAAGCTTAGTGGAATTGAACATGATCCGCAATGTGGCGATCGATGGCGGAAAAGTTAGCTTTACCCTAGTTTTGACCACTCCTGCCTGTCCTTTACGCGAATTTATCGTGGAAGACTGCCAAAAAGCCGTTAAACAGCTGCCCGGGGTGGAAAGTGTCGCTGTGGACGTAACTGCCGAAACCCCGCAACAAAAAGCTTTACCCGATCGCCAAGGTGTGGAGGGGGTTAAAAATATTATCGCCGTTTCCAGTGGTAAGGGCGGTGTGGGAAAAAGTACCGTGGCTGTCAATATCGCCGTCGCCTTGGCTCATTTAGGGGCAAAAGTGGGGCTATTAGACGCGGACATCTACGGCCCCAACGCCCCGACAATGTTGGGCTTAAATGACGCACAAGTGACCGTACAGGGCGCAAATGGCGAGATATTGGAACCCGCGTTCAACCATGGCATCAAAATGGTTTCCATGGGCTTTTTGATCAACCCCGATCAACCCGTAATCTGGCGCGGTCCGATGTTAAACGGCATTATCCGTCAGTTTCTCTATCAAGTCAATTGGGGCGATTTAGACTATTTAATCGTCGATATGCCTCCCGGTACCGGGGATGCACAATTAACTTTAATTCAATCGGTCCCCCTAGCCGGTGCGGTGATTGTCACCACTCCCCAGACGGTTTCTTTAATTGATGCGCGTCGGGGTTTAAAAATGTTCCAACAGCTAGGGGCGCGGGTTTTGGGTATCGTGGAAAATATGAGTTATTTTATCCCCCCCGATCAGCCCGATCGCTCCTATGATCTATTTGGGTCCGGTGGTGGGGAAAAAACCTCGCAAGAATTGGGCATTCCTTTACTGGGATGTGTGCCTCTGGAGATAGCCCTACGGGAGGGCGGTGATACTGGTGTACCAGTAGTTTTGGGGCAACCAGAATCGGCCTCAGCTAAAGCCCTGATAGCGATCGCTCGTCAGGTGGCGGCGAAAGTATCCCTAGCAGCCTATAGTTAG